GTCTCCTACGTACATTGTGCGATGGTCTCTGGAATAACCCAAAATGGTTTATAAGCAAAGATAGTCGGAACAAGTAACAAGGCGAAAAACGTACTTGGAAACAGCCAGGCAAGTGATCGAAGCTGGCTCTGCATTGTCCTTTCGGTCGTATGCTGTATGCATGGTTAATTTGCTTCTGAACACCAGCTGTCGTTGCCATTGAAAGCCTATGAACAAACATGAATACTTTCGTAATCCTACACTTCATTGAACATTCTCATCatacatataattataatcaGGTGTGTTCTGATATTGATAGCATGCTAAGTGTACTAATTTGTTTCGACTTGTGCTTTTTATCATGTGCCAGTCAAGCATATTTAAGTGCACATTCCTTATATATTTCAATCGTCAAAATTGTCTCTCACCTTCTCGAAGCACGTTCTGATTTTTCCTTCTAACTTGACTCATCTCAGAGGGAATCTCAGACTCGCTGACCATCACGAAGGAGTCTGTGAGGCTAGTGTCGCTTTTACTCGTGCGCATGCTGTCCCCAGAGCATGACAGCGTGTTTGGATTGTTAGTTTTGGACTCTGTTGTACTGCTACTAGTGTCCTCTCGGCCCTCGCTATCCGACCGCACTCTGCCGCTTAGACTCATCAATCCAGCTAGTCTGCTGCCTTCACTCTTCCTAAAGGCCGGATTGTGTGAGGCGCTAGGCCTTCGGCGCACCACAACCATGGATTCTTCGAAGCTGCCTCCGAGTGGTCTCTCGACTTCTTCTACGTCGATGGTCGGCAAAGCTTCGGATGCAGTTTCATCTTTTTTGTCTTTGCTTTCGTCTTCGTCCTCAGTTAGACTACTTTCCGAACCGCTCTTCACCAAAATCATTCCATTTTCTTCAGTGTATTCGCCAGACAGACTCATTTGTTTGACGAATTCTTTCACGCGGTCATTATCTGGTAGAGTTgctgatttttcttcttcttttgtgTCTTTTGTCGCCTCACTTTTCTCAATGATCTGCTGCTCAGGCTCTTCCTTTGGCACTTGCACGTAATCTATTGACCACATCCTAGCAACTCCATCAGTGGAACCAGTCATAATGACATTTTGAGGGTCCCATTCATTCGCCTGGGAGAACGCAACGCAAAGAATTTGCTGCATGCGGTCGGCTCTGCCTACGCTGGTGTCCACGCATGCTAACTCAGTACCGTTGATTGTCCACACGTGGAGCCAGGTGCCAGCGCACGTTGCAATGTCTCCTGTGACCTCATTGATAGCTACAGCCGCGACGGGCGCTGAATGACCTCCAAGCTGCCTCACGAACATGAGCCGCGAGAGGTCCCAAATGATCGCCGTTGCGTCGCGAGATCCAGATACGATGACGTTGTACGCAGGGCTTGCAGCCAGGCAGGTTACAGCATCTGTGTGTCCGTACAGATTTTGCTTCACTCTCATCTGCTTTTTTTGGTATTCCCAAACTGTCACAATTGTACTGGTTCCTGCCGTAATGACAAGCTTCGCATTAGGGCACACGCAAGCTACCACTTCTCCGTTTTGCGGAGCTTCGCAAATGAGAACGGCTTTGTCGTTGTCATAATTTCCTATTCGCAGACTGTGGTCGGCAAATCCCCAAGCAACGTATTTGGTGTAGTTTGGAGGCATTAGCGATTTGTTCTGCTCGACTGCTAAGACTTGTCTATCGTGTTGTAGAATTTGGCCGACTGGAGCTTTTAGTTCTTTTATCGGTGTCAACGATGGTCGTAAATTATCAAGTCCGTGGAAAAAAAGACCTGTGGTGAGGTTGACTGTTGGTAGCAATTGTCCAGAATCAAAGATGGAAGACGTTCTGTTTGAAGCCACACGTTTCGCTGGATGAGCCTTCTTAAAAAGCTGCTTCGGTATTTGTCCAAAGTTGTTGATGAATCCAATCGTGGCGTTCTTCTTAAGAGGATCATCTATGTTATATATATCCACGTTTCCTTCGTAGAATAAGTGATGAAAAACATTCACAGATTCAACCGCTCCTTGGCCTTTCTGTTTGCATCCAAATATCAGGTCAATCCACTCGTGCAAATGAGCTGAAACATATTCGCACTCGAGGGCTTGTCGGTGTACCCTGATGAACTCCAGCGGGTCATCCTTTGCCCATGGTGGAAGAATCACGTCACCTAAATGTACACCATTCTGTTTGGCACCAAGATCAAAGTTATTTGAGTTCTGCAGAAACTCTGGTAGATAGAAGAATTCAGGAATTAGTTCTTTGACATCAGCCATGTTGTGCTTTGAGGCGGATGTCCATGCCTCTTTAATACTGTGGAACATTCGATCAGCTAAATCAAAGTGTCCTCCTTGAAGCCGGAGAAAGTGCTGCGTGAACGGTTCCATGCGTACCAAATACGAGCAGACAATCATTGCTGAAGAATAATGAGTACCATAATGGTATGGTGGTGTTTCACCGTGGGGGTCGTCCCATTCTCGGTATCTTTTCTTGAACTGTTCCAAGCGGTCAGCACTCTGCGCACCCATGGGCCTTGAAAAATCTCGAAACGTTTTCGGGTTCGTCAAATCAAGTTCTTCTACATCATATTCGGCCAAAATCCACGGGAATACTGGGTACTGCATGAGGTCATTGTAGCTTCTTCCAGCAAGTGTGTTTAAGTACATAAGATAttgaaagtttgaaatttctccGCGCACCCACCGCTGAGTGACCGATGTTTCCCCAATCAAACTAGAGAGGATGCTCGCAGACTGCTCCACATTTGCTGTTCTCTTTTGGCCTGCTACTGACTGTTGTGCGCTATCGTTCATTGAAGTCGCATGCGTTGTTAGCCTCTGGTGAACCTTATTTCTTACTTTTCTTGAAAAGGCTAGGAGGTAGTTGCGGCCGTCGCTTGAAAAAACTTCGAGTGCAATCGGCTGAAGAAGATATCGGCGTAAGTGAACCTCTCGAATGTCCTCGTAAGAGAATTTGGAGCATTGCTTCATGCTGCGTGTTCTTCGTGGACTGCCGGTGCTTGGTAGTATCGGCTCATATTGATTCGAACGTGCGTTGTCTAGATTGTCAATATCACATATTTCTCTCGACTTTAAAACTGTGAAACCGTCTATCACGTATAAGTGCTCCTTACCGAACAAAAGCAGCCCTTCTGTAGTATCCAGTCCCTGAATACGAGCACATCTAAAcatgtgaataattttttctctatcCTCTAGAAGACGCATCAGTGTCTGATTGTCGCTGGCCTCATCAACCTGTCCGCTGTGATCATGGTTAGGATCAATTTCAGAGTCAGCATTTTCGTCTTCTTGCTCGGATATGCTTCTTATTGGTTTCATGATGGCACCGTGCAAACCTTGGAAGCCGATTTCCTTGAAATCCTCAGTTTCATTGTCGACAGATTCTACGCTAGATGTGTTGAAAACGTCATGCATTGCGTCAGAGTTGTCTCGCTCAAACATATTTTGTGGCTTGAATCTTTGGTAATATTCTCTACTGTCATGGCTTGATGCTACTTTGTATTTTATGGCTCTGACGTCACTTTGGTCCATTTCAGGGCGGTAAGGATAGTGAGCATAGAAGAGGTCATTTATCATCATTTTCTTCCTCATTCTGCAAGGTCCTTCGGTTGTATCCAGCATCCATTTGTCTAGTTTGCTGCCTTTCATTGGTCCCCACAATCCTCTTTCGCGAGTAAGTTCTGACTCGGTTTTTAACCATTCATCCAGTAAATATTGCTGCATATGCTGGCTTGTGTCCACGCTGTGTTTCAACTGTGCCATTACCAGTTCGCGAACAAGAGAAACTTGATTTAGAACTTGGTTGTTTATTTCGTTTAGCATTGCTGCCGTATATTTCACTCGAACTGCTTCATCCTTCTTCACTTTGGTTCTGCTGGCCAATCGCGTCAGTCCACCAGttactttttgaattttctgaaacaaaattgcttCTTGTTAAAATAGAGTGTCTGAcatgagtttattttattaatgacttcgtttaaaaattaataataattaatttttataaagattTATTAGAATAGAATTAAAGAActgaatgaaatgaaatctttCGACTTGGTATTTACTTACTGACTGAATTTGGTTGTGAGATTCCCATGGTACTTTGAAGAACGACTTTTTCTCAGTTTCAATGTAAGTGCTCCAGGTTTTATGCGCTGCTTCCAACACCTGCTCTCGAACAATCATGAGATGCGGTGCTTTGTCCTTTGGTGCTGGCAATGTTGTCTTGAATATTTCCTCGATGGCGGGTTTCTTTGATACGTAAAGCTCTTCCCAAACTCGTTTTGCCGCCACACTCATTAAGTTCATGCCTTGAACAGTGTTCATCGCCGTTTCTTCTGCCGTGTCCGCTTTTTGATTCGGATTTACGACCCAAGTTGTCTTTGCGGTAACgtctgcatttattttcaaatctgaAGTTACTTGAAGAAGGCAAAAGGTGAGGCAGCCGAAGAATTCGAGCTCATGGTTTCCAGCACCAAAAACGAGGTTGCGCTGACTTGTTATTTTGTGAAGTGTATCAAGAACAGACATTTGCTCAGCAATTGAATTTGTGGGTCTTGATAGCAGATAAAGTATCGTTCGGTTGAGGCAATGATATATTCCTTCCGTGGAAACTATGACTACAGTGGCTGGTCTTCTCTTTGCTTGTGCAATCAACTTAATGACGAACTCAAATACATCGTGAGGGTCTCTTGTGAAAGATCCTTGCCACATTTTATCTACGATTCGACCTGCCAGGTAGTAAACATTTGGTGCCAAATTTTGTATGCTTCCACCAGGCACAACGGGTAGAGCTGCTTGCTCTCCAATTAGGACATCTGCTGCCAAAAGATGCTCCATGAGGATGGCCAAAAGCTCTGTCTGGAATATACTTTGTTGTGCAGAGCTGCTTTGCTCAGGAGATGCTTCAAGGATGATGTCGATTGTTGGTGGTCCTTTCCCAGAAACAGGCAGCGATAATGAGTCTACAATGATGACTCGGAGAAAGTCCATAACAAATTTCTTAGCAGGGTGAGTAGTCAGACCCATATCTTTTGATGGAGATCTGGTTAGCATCGTCATATTATTACTGGGAACCTTAGCATCTTCAATTGGAGTAGAAGCTCCACTAGAAACTTCGCTCCCATGTCTTGGAAATAAAGTACATGCAAGTGCAACTAGCACGTCAGCGCTCATGAATATTGGCATGAAGTCGGCCATATTTTGATATAGAAAATAGAGAAATTGGATAATAGTGACCGGATAATCTCTCAACCACTCGGGTAGACCTTCAGGCTTTCTCAATTCGTGGTTCAACATAGCTCGCACCATTGCAAGAAGAGCAATAACAGCTTCTGCGCTCAGAGTCACGCGCCCAGCTAAACTTGTCACTGATTGACTGGCAGGTACACCGAACATGAAGTTCCAAATGGAATCCAAGTTTAGCTTCAAGTCAGCTGGGAGTAGTCTTACTGGTTGTCCCATCACGAGAGCCACTAATAAGAAGTAAACTTCAGGGATAGCTATATGCTGTGGCATAATCCATTCAAGACGTTGAAATCCTTGCACGTTGGAAAGGTCAGCTAGCTTCGGGCTCTGTGGTCCACACTTGCTCAATGGAGAGCCAATTTGATACCCGGCCAATATACCTATCGAGCTGTTGACTGTCTCGGTTTCCTTCAACCAGCCGCCATTGTGTGTTCCTTCTCTGAACCGTTGCATTAGGTTTGGACAGGAGCAAAGCACTACGAGAACTCTTAAACCCCAAACCACTGTTGTTGGATGCAGATGTCCttgcagaaaaagcagcacCCAATCGAATCCTAGAATCTTCGTGACTTCATCACAAAAGCTCATGCAAACTTTcttgttttgaaaaagaagAGAATGCAATATTTGAAGGCATTTGTTCCTCAAAATTATGTTCCCGATAATGTCATTTAGCTCATTGTCTCCCGATTCAAATTGCACATCGGACAGCGTCAACAGCTTTTCTGCGGGTGCATTAGCAACTGACAGAGTTGATGCTATTGCTTGACCAAAGACCAACAAATCGTGTGATCTAGGGTTGTTTGCAAGTAATGCTGCAATGAGCGAAAGAAGACATTGGTTGTAGTTGCTGTTAGGAGCTGCCGTTAGCAATATTCTGAgcaattttggtaaaatatttaggtCCCTTGCTATCTTGAGGTTGGTTTTCTTCTCGCTTGACTCTGATATCAGCTCCAAATGGTGTTCAAACAATGATCGAGTTAAATCACCTGGTGCCTCGTACCAAACCTCCAAGTCACACAGCAAGTCCCTGTAGGCTGCAATATTTGGGATTGACGAGCTTTCTCGGCCACTGTCCACAGTTCCAACCAAACTGAATGCAAGGTGTAGAATATGTGAATTAAGCAGAGGCTTCTTCCTTCTTAACAGAGTGGCAAGCATTTGATATCCTCTTTTTCTGTCCATTTCTTGCTGAGATGACTGACTGCTTTTTACGACGCAAACCAAAGCTTTCACTGCTGCGTAGAGACTCTCGACGTCTTTTGCCATTGCGATCAGCCCCAACAAAACGTTGCATCCACCAACACTCTCTACCATCTTTGCTACTGGACGCGGGGAAAAAACTCTGACGCCCAGGTATCCGATAACAACGCCTCCAAGCGTTCGCGCAGGTCCGGAGAGATGTCCAGCCGAATTATGGAGCACTCTGATCGGCGTTGCATTCTCATGTGATGACATTCCAAGCTGTTTGGCAATCGCTCTATTATCAGCTCTGCTGTATACTTTCCTTATTTTAGCAAGGGTTAGCTGGGAGACTGCTTTTGAGTTCAACCCAAAAACTAGTTTCTCCTCTGCTATCAAAGGTCCGTGAGGCTCAGAATGAGTGATTTCTGGAGCCTGTAAACTGCCCATGTATTGAGGACCAAGTTTGTGTATGACTGTGACCATCTGTGGGCTCAAAACTTCTTCTAATAATTGACATGGGCCCTGTTTCCAAGATAGTCTCGAATATTTTCTCCACGACGGAGGGGTTCCTATGAATCCGTACACAGATGAAGGCACATGCAAATTTGCTGATCCACCGCCTGGATTTTGTGCAATGTAGTGCATTCTTTGCGTGTGTATATGCTGACCATCAACAAATATCGAAAATGATGAATTCTTGGCTGATTGGCGAGTAAGAACAAGCACCAAATGATGCCACTGACCTTCTTGCAAAAGGTCAGGGCACCATACTCGAGTGCTTCCGTCGCCGCAAACGTCAGGCTCCCACTCGCCAACATTTGGTGGTACAGATATTTCTTGAGTGCTGACGATTATCGCTTTGTCTCTGGCTGACAATATGAACGTCAAGCACGCTAGAGGGTCTTCTTTACCCAATATTTGCCTGACAACAGTCAACAATCTCACGCAATGGGGATCAGTTCTTGGATCAGAATATTTATCCACGCACATCCAAGTTGAAAACGTCAGCCCGCCCGGTGGTGGGAAAATCCTGTCGCCAGCTCCTATTCCACCTACAACGTTCATGTCTTGTTGGTTTCCAGATGCTGCAACGCCTTGGATATTTGATGACTGAGGAGCTAAACTAGGTAAAAACAAGCAGCCGAATCCTTCTGCACTCATGTCGAATTCAACGAATGGAGGAAGTATTGAGGCGCCATGAAGTCTGAAATCTCTTGGTGTTGTCATGGATACCAGCGTTTTTATCCTCGTGAGAGGAACCGGACCTCCGGGTTTTCTATGAAGAGGCTTTTTTGAATTGACCTCTTCAAAGTCTTCTATTGTAAGCGTGTTTAATGGTTCCCCCAAACGTAGGAATGACCTCAAATCCTTTGCCTCTAACGTCTGCGCTGCAAGTCTTTCAAGCATGTACTGTACAGATGGGTGGAGTGGGTGTGTTTCTTCGTCTAGAGCAACAGCGCAGCACTTAAGAAGCTCTCCTGGCATACCAGCTTCGCACATAACTTGCTGATTCCGCTCAGAACGAACAAGTGATTTCAGCACCTCTGAGCAAAATACTTGCAAGGTTAGAGACTGGCTCACATCTTGATACTGGATTGAAGGCAACAGGTGAAGCATAGCAACCACCACTCCAGGATGAACAATGATGGGATCAGATGGTTGTGGTGTCAAGTTCAGATTGGCGACAGGCTTTTTGGGTGCGTTCGAGTTCTCGGACTGTCTTCTAGGAGATCGGACCGCAATATTTGCAATGCTCGCGTGAGAGTTGTTAGAAACTTTGTCGTAGAGGTCTAAGGCTAGATCGTATAGCATTCTTAGTATAATTGTGGCGTACATCAAGTCCTTGTGTATGCTTTCGTCCACTGCTGGATTCAATACGTTTcctgtgaatattttttggaatgtGTTTTCGTCTTTTTGACTTGCTGGAGGCAACTCCTTTGTCATTTCTGGAATGGTTTTTTGACTAGAAAAACAGCCTAGAAGTCTGATGCTATCACACAAGGTAGAGAAACATATTTCCTGTTGAAAGAATTTTGCATTTGCTGGCTCAAACCGCATGGCAACAGAAACAGTGTTAAAAACAAGATGTAGGAGCGAGAGGACTTCAGACACTTTGATGCCTTTCCAAAAATCTGTAAGCTGGTTCTGTAGACTTCCTTCCATCGATACAAGGACGCTCATCACGTATACAAATCCGCCAACTTTGCGAAACACCGTTCGGGTTCTATGACTTTCTCGCAGACACGTTAGCAGAGATTTCAAGATGTCAGActtcaaatctaaatttgtGTGTGGTGCTGAGTGCATGGTCGCAAGGAGTATTCCCAAATCTTCGTCTCCTCCCGTTGTTAGgatcaattccttgacgattGTTAATGCTTCCTGTCGGCATTCCCTGTATTGAACCAGGTTGTGCACACATTTTGCACCCCCACTCTCTCTGAAAACAGCTGCATTATTGGCATTTCCACTCAATAGCACGATCAATGACTCTATGATCATATTTCCCAGAGAGATCTCATCTTCTGACAGCACCGATTTATCTCCAAATGCATCTTTGATGTGTGAAGCGTATCTTTCCAAGCATGTGACGAACACCTCCAGCAAACCAACTTCCCTATAGACATCCTTGAATACTATATTGTGCTTTAGAATGTCCCTAAGTGTGTACATGCAAGTGATGCTGCACTGTATCGAACATTGATCTCTGAGGATTATCGAGAGAGATATGAGCTCTTTGCAGGGTACAAAATTGAGCTGGAAAACTATGAACTCGAGAAGCtgaaagaatttttcttgaatttctgtAGGTTTTAGGTGAATTTTTTCCGCAAATTGTGGCAGTGTATTTTGTCCCTCTAAAATGAAATAGTTTGCGTTGTCCGCGTGGTATACACTTGAAATCGCGTCTAAAATCGTGCACCCCAGATTTGCAGAACTCGCTTTGAGGAAAACTGTTTGAAGAACTTGGAAAGCTTGAATGTTTCGTACACTAGCTCCACGTCCAGTTGGCTGGGGCAACAAAAAGCCCATAATTCTGAAGAGTGATCCCACGCTGGCTTGACTTGGGTGAAGTTCATTGTGCCCACACATAGTCAGAGAGGCAACCAACAGAACAAGATTTCTGATAGCATCTTGATTATCCTTAGATGGATCTTGCTCTAGCTTCAGTAAGAACTCCGATATAAACTGGTATCCCTGGCACGACTTGAAATCATCTAACAGCGATTGAGCAACGTCGCTCGAGTCTTTCAGGAAACAGAAAATGGTTACAAACATCTCGACTACTTCAAGAGGGGACAATTCGGTCACTCGCTGCATGTTGTCTATGCACAGTGCAACGCAACCTTTACTATGAATGTAAGCAACAACTTGTTGACTGAGACCGTGTCTCGATATTGTCATCAAAACCTCTGCAGCACTCTTCCTCCAGAGAGCGTTGTATTGAGGGCACCAGCTCGTTATGGCAGAAAACAAAAGCGCCAGGTCGTCCTTTCTGGCTAGCTCATCGGCTGGTTGAGGGTGACTGCACAATCTTACCAACAGTTGAACAAAAACCTTCTGAAGCAGAATTCTGCGTTCTCCAGGGCTGAACTCACTGCCTTGTTCGGTGACGTTCTCGTTCTCCATCTCTGGCAggtcgaaaaataaatatagacaTTTCACCAACGTTGACGGCAGTGCAGCAGCAGTCATTGcctatcaaaaatattatttataagtcATCACCGCCATTAAGTGGCACGCAGGTGTTGCAATACAGAGCTGTTTTAGCGTTCATCCCTTTACATACAAAATACAAGTGCATCTACAATTACGATTAAAGTATCTGCTATTTACGTGTTAGGTTACAGATAACAGATTTTTATCGACTTGATCGTgctatataattttgaattttcattgtgTAGTGATTtacttttgttaattaataattaatttggatgATAgtatttatcttttaatttgattcaatttatctttcatattttctcaaatttctaGATTTCTTTTGTCTTTTTAAACTTGCTAACAAATAATTATCCAAACCTGTATCAATGATATTTCTCCCTCAGCCAAAAGGTTGAGCGTAGTAAGTAACATCCATCCGTTGCTCGtgttttctgaattttctaTCTCCAAGAATTTTGCGATGGCACAGCTTGCGCTCTCGGTCGACTGATTTGAAGCTCGCTTCCTGATCTCGCAAACCATCAGCCTCGAAACGTATGTACAAAACGTGTGTACGTCTCGAAACTTATCCACCATTTCTTGAGAAGCGCAAGTTCCAAATACCTAAGAATTACAAGAACTTAATAATTGTCATTAACTAACGCTGGTTTGAAATGAGATATCAATCTTTTGACTGTAATATTAGATTTGTGCTTTGCTtcgtattttttctcaatgcCCCACCTTAATAGAAAGGCTTTCGAAATATTTACCAGTCGCTTTATGAATCATACATTTAGTTGAAATGGAACCAAAATGCTAAATACTTCAAAACACAGCCTAATCTGGAAGGGGACAAAACGATCATTGATCCATGGGTTGAAATGCATTTCTCCAACCTTGCAAAACAATGGAAGCATGTTGTAAAGCTTGTCATCCCGCTCGCGCTCGTTCAGAGGGTGGCTGGGGTGGGTGAACTCGGCAAAAAGCTTCTTTAGGTGCATCAACCCCAGAGCCATGTGTTGCGAGTTCTGATTCTGCTCGTCTTTCTGGGCCGCGGAGGCTGTGTTGGAGGTGGCCGAGCCACCGCC
The nucleotide sequence above comes from Cloeon dipterum chromosome X, ieCloDipt1.1, whole genome shotgun sequence. Encoded proteins:
- the bchs gene encoding WD repeat and FYVE domain-containing protein 3, giving the protein MNIVRKLARVGGGGGSATSNTASAAQKDEQNQNSQHMALGLMHLKKLFAEFTHPSHPLNERERDDKLYNMLPLFCKVFGTCASQEMVDKFRDVHTFCTYVSRLMVCEIRKRASNQSTESASCAIAKFLEIENSENTSNGWMLLTTLNLLAEGEISLIQAMTAAALPSTLVKCLYLFFDLPEMENENVTEQGSEFSPGERRILLQKVFVQLLVRLCSHPQPADELARKDDLALLFSAITSWCPQYNALWRKSAAEVLMTISRHGLSQQVVAYIHSKGCVALCIDNMQRVTELSPLEVVEMFVTIFCFLKDSSDVAQSLLDDFKSCQGYQFISEFLLKLEQDPSKDNQDAIRNLVLLVASLTMCGHNELHPSQASVGSLFRIMGFLLPQPTGRGASVRNIQAFQVLQTVFLKASSANLGCTILDAISSVYHADNANYFILEGQNTLPQFAEKIHLKPTEIQEKFFQLLEFIVFQLNFVPCKELISLSIILRDQCSIQCSITCMYTLRDILKHNIVFKDVYREVGLLEVFVTCLERYASHIKDAFGDKSVLSEDEISLGNMIIESLIVLLSGNANNAAVFRESGGAKCVHNLVQYRECRQEALTIVKELILTTGGDEDLGILLATMHSAPHTNLDLKSDILKSLLTCLRESHRTRTVFRKVGGFVYVMSVLVSMEGSLQNQLTDFWKGIKVSEVLSLLHLVFNTVSVAMRFEPANAKFFQQEICFSTLCDSIRLLGCFSSQKTIPEMTKELPPASQKDENTFQKIFTGNVLNPAVDESIHKDLMYATIILRMLYDLALDLYDKVSNNSHASIANIAVRSPRRQSENSNAPKKPVANLNLTPQPSDPIIVHPGVVVAMLHLLPSIQYQDVSQSLTLQVFCSEVLKSLVRSERNQQVMCEAGMPGELLKCCAVALDEETHPLHPSVQYMLERLAAQTLEAKDLRSFLRLGEPLNTLTIEDFEEVNSKKPLHRKPGGPVPLTRIKTLVSMTTPRDFRLHGASILPPFVEFDMSAEGFGCLFLPSLAPQSSNIQGVAASGNQQDMNVVGGIGAGDRIFPPPGGLTFSTWMCVDKYSDPRTDPHCVRLLTVVRQILGKEDPLACLTFILSARDKAIIVSTQEISVPPNVGEWEPDVCGDGSTRVWCPDLLQEGQWHHLVLVLTRQSAKNSSFSIFVDGQHIHTQRMHYIAQNPGGGSANLHVPSSVYGFIGTPPSWRKYSRLSWKQGPCQLLEEVLSPQMVTVIHKLGPQYMGSLQAPEITHSEPHGPLIAEEKLVFGLNSKAVSQLTLAKIRKVYSRADNRAIAKQLGMSSHENATPIRVLHNSAGHLSGPARTLGGVVIGYLGVRVFSPRPVAKMVESVGGCNVLLGLIAMAKDVESLYAAVKALVCVVKSSQSSQQEMDRKRGYQMLATLLRRKKPLLNSHILHLAFSLVGTVDSGRESSSIPNIAAYRDLLCDLEVWYEAPGDLTRSLFEHHLELISESSEKKTNLKIARDLNILPKLLRILLTAAPNSNYNQCLLSLIAALLANNPRSHDLLVFGQAIASTLSVANAPAEKLLTLSDVQFESGDNELNDIIGNIILRNKCLQILHSLLFQNKKVCMSFCDEVTKILGFDWVLLFLQGHLHPTTVVWGLRVLVVLCSCPNLMQRFREGTHNGGWLKETETVNSSIGILAGYQIGSPLSKCGPQSPKLADLSNVQGFQRLEWIMPQHIAIPEVYFLLVALVMGQPVRLLPADLKLNLDSIWNFMFGVPASQSVTSLAGRVTLSAEAVIALLAMVRAMLNHELRKPEGLPEWLRDYPVTIIQFLYFLYQNMADFMPIFMSADVLVALACTLFPRHGSEVSSGASTPIEDAKVPSNNMTMLTRSPSKDMGLTTHPAKKFVMDFLRVIIVDSLSLPVSGKGPPTIDIILEASPEQSSSAQQSIFQTELLAILMEHLLAADVLIGEQAALPVVPGGSIQNLAPNVYYLAGRIVDKMWQGSFTRDPHDVFEFVIKLIAQAKRRPATVVIVSTEGIYHCLNRTILYLLSRPTNSIAEQMSVLDTLHKITSQRNLVFGAGNHELEFFGCLTFCLLQVTSDLKINADVTAKTTWVVNPNQKADTAEETAMNTVQGMNLMSVAAKRVWEELYVSKKPAIEEIFKTTLPAPKDKAPHLMIVREQVLEAAHKTWSTYIETEKKSFFKVPWESHNQIQSKIQKVTGGLTRLASRTKVKKDEAVRVKYTAAMLNEINNQVLNQVSLVRELVMAQLKHSVDTSQHMQQYLLDEWLKTESELTRERGLWGPMKGSKLDKWMLDTTEGPCRMRKKMMINDLFYAHYPYRPEMDQSDVRAIKYKVASSHDSREYYQRFKPQNMFERDNSDAMHDVFNTSSVESVDNETEDFKEIGFQGLHGAIMKPIRSISEQEDENADSEIDPNHDHSGQVDEASDNQTLMRLLEDREKIIHMFRCARIQGLDTTEGLLLFGKEHLYVIDGFTVLKSREICDIDNLDNARSNQYEPILPSTGSPRRTRSMKQCSKFSYEDIREVHLRRYLLQPIALEVFSSDGRNYLLAFSRKVRNKVHQRLTTHATSMNDSAQQSVAGQKRTANVEQSASILSSLIGETSVTQRWVRGEISNFQYLMYLNTLAGRSYNDLMQYPVFPWILAEYDVEELDLTNPKTFRDFSRPMGAQSADRLEQFKKRYREWDDPHGETPPYHYGTHYSSAMIVCSYLVRMEPFTQHFLRLQGGHFDLADRMFHSIKEAWTSASKHNMADVKELIPEFFYLPEFLQNSNNFDLGAKQNGVHLGDVILPPWAKDDPLEFIRVHRQALECEYVSAHLHEWIDLIFGCKQKGQGAVESVNVFHHLFYEGNVDIYNIDDPLKKNATIGFINNFGQIPKQLFKKAHPAKRVASNRTSSIFDSGQLLPTVNLTTGLFFHGLDNLRPSLTPIKELKAPVGQILQHDRQVLAVEQNKSLMPPNYTKYVAWGFADHSLRIGNYDNDKAVLICEAPQNGEVVACVCPNAKLVITAGTSTIVTVWEYQKKQMRVKQNLYGHTDAVTCLAASPAYNVIVSGSRDATAIIWDLSRLMFVRQLGGHSAPVAAVAINEVTGDIATCAGTWLHVWTINGTELACVDTSVGRADRMQQILCVAFSQANEWDPQNVIMTGSTDGVARMWSIDYVQVPKEEPEQQIIEKSEATKDTKEEEKSATLPDNDRVKEFVKQMSLSGEYTEENGMILVKSGSESSLTEDEDESKDKKDETASEALPTIDVEEVERPLGGSFEESMVVVRRRPSASHNPAFRKSEGSRLAGLMSLSGRVRSDSEGREDTSSSTTESKTNNPNTLSCSGDSMRTSKSDTSLTDSFVMVSESEIPSEMSQVRRKNQNVLREGFQWQRQLVFRSKLTMHTAYDRKDNAEPASITCLAVSKDHRTMYVGDARGRVFSWSMAEQPGRADHWLKDEGAESCVGCGVKFSLYERRHHCRNCGQLFCSKCSKFESEISRLRILKPVRVCQGCHATLRSASVESQ